aaaaaaaaaaaacattttataggggtgcctggctggctcagtcagtaaagcatgtgacgcttgatctcagggtcatgagttcaagccccacattgggtgtagagcttacttaatgaaaaaaaaaataattaaataatatattttctaaatagtgTGAGTGAACAAACAGGTACACCCAGACACTGGGAGGGTGTACCCAATGGGTGCCCCTGCTTGGGATGATAATTGCAAAGGTATTATTATAAGGATAGTCTTAAATGTCAACAGCTGAGTGGTCCTTTAAAATCAGAACAGTCTGGtgtgcatggatggctcagttaagtgtccagctcttgatttcggctcaggttcatgagtttgagagcacagagcctccttgggattctctctcttcttctctctctgcctctcccctgctcactctctcttaaaataaactttttaaaaaataaataaaatcagaccaGTTCAGCCAGTGCCATCACCTTGAATGATATCACCGAGCAGTTTCAAAAGATAAACTCCAAAATCTAGAGGAAGGGAGAACGGAGGTAAAAAGGTCAAGGACACGAAACCCAAAATATTGGATCCACCTCTCCGACTGAGCGTCCCGTAGATGGTGACTCCCAAACCTGAAAGCACATCCAAAATGCTCTGGGAGTGAACGGAAACACTGATTCCTAGGCCCCAGACCTACCGAATTTGAATATCTCGAAGTGAGACCCAGAAAACTCCCTTGTTCAGACAGCTCAGGTGAACAAGTTCCCATAAAGCATGAGAACTCCTGATGTGgaccccttctctgcccttctccagatGCAAGTGTGGGACACAGCAGGCCAGGAGCGCTTCCGGACCATCACGCAAAGCTACTACCGCAGCGCCCACGCGGCCATCATCGCCTACGACCTCACCCGACGCTCCACCTTTGAGTCTGTTCCTCACTGGATCCACGAGATAGAAAAATATGGCGCGGCGAACTTGGTCATTATGCTGATTGGTATGCTGTTTTCAAAGCATTTAGCCTTTCGTTCCTGGCCCCCTCTCCTGATGCTCAGCTTTTTGGGTGTTTCTGATGGGAATGGCACATGAAATCATAAGACTGCCGGCGGTGGAAGGACCTCAGAGTGTTTGGCCTGGAAATTCCCATCAGATTCACCCGAGAATGGGGTGAATGAGGTTGGCAGGATGGGATGTGAATTTGCTAATAATACAGATTCCAAGGCCCCCACCCTAGAGTGTCTCATTCTGGAGACCTGGGATGGGGCCCTGGCTTCTAGGGAAGCCATACCCTTCATACCGATTTGATGCAAACGTGTGTAGACCACACAGAAAATACTCTATAGTCTGAGGTTCATAATAGCAGATGGCTCCAGATCCCCAAGGAAGCCACTCAGATGCACGTGACTGACTGCACCCAGGAATAACTCCTTACAGCTGCTAAGATCCTAACAAATCCTAGCAACAAACCTCCATCAGAATTAACAGGGATACAAGGGGCAGACCAGACTCCCAGCTTAGGAATGGCCACTCCTACAACATCCCTTGGTGAGAGCCACCAAGGGGCTCTCGTATCTTTCTTCTAGAAGCAGAGCTGTGCCCTGACCTTAAACCTCACTAgcaggtgcttgggtggctcagttggttaagtgtccaacttcggctcgggtcatgatcttacggttcatgggttcaagccctgctgtgccgaaagctcagaacctgaagcctgcttcggattctctatctccctctctctctgcccctcctccaatcatgttctatctctgtctctctctctcaaaaatgaataaatgttaaaaaaaaaaaaagaggtgagctgagatcaagagtcagacccttaactgactaggccacccaggtgcccctagacattcttaatttcaatatatttcaatCCATCAATCTTTTCCTTaatgattgtttccttttatccTATTTAGGAAATCCCCTAATCAAAGTCATCAAGATATTCTGTCTTTTGAAATAAGTTGtctgtctgccttccttcctttcttccttcttctctttccctttcaacTTATTGTggcttttacatttagatctaatGTAACATCATTAGATCTAACCAACATCAGAACTGATGTCGGTCTATTTGTTGGTATGGACCACAGATTTGTAATTTTTCATGTACAGATCCAATTGCCCCAGTGCTATTTACTAAAAAAGgcagccttggggcgcctgggtggctcagtcagttgagcgtctgacttcggctcaggtcatgatctcgcggtctgtgggttcgagccccgcattgggctctgtgctgacagctcagagcctggagcctgcttcggattctgtgtctccctctctctctgcccctcccctgctcatgctctgtctctctctctctctctgtgtcaaaaataaataaacattaaaatttaaaaaatgaaaaataaaaataaaaaataaattaaaaaggcagGCTTTCCCACTGCTCTGTGATACCATCTTTCTGTAAAGGGTGCATATATCAGTGCACCCTTGTTTTTGAGCTTTTTATTCCACTCTATTGATCTATTTCATGCATGCTCTTGTGGGGCAAAGTGCCTTAGACATTACAGGCTTGTGGCCCTCCAAAGGGCTAGATATACCATGTATCTGTGGTACTAAATTTTCATGGGATCTATATACAAATGTTCGTAACAGCTCTATTCATAATTAACCAAAAACTAGAATCTGCTCCATTTCTTCAAATGGGTGGATGGTTAAACTCTGGTCCATTTATACCGTGAACTGTCACTCTGCAGTAAAAGGGATAAATTACCAATACATCCTGGGATGGAActcaagggaattatgctgagtgaaaaaaaggcAATCTCTAAAGGTgatatcctggggcacctgggtggctcagtcggttgggtgtccgacttcagctcaggtcatgatctcacagctcgtgagttcgagccccgcatcaggctctgtgccaacaactcagagcctggagcctgtttcagattctgtgtctccctctctctctgcccctcccctgctcatgctctgtctctctctgtctcaaaaataaataaaaacatcaaaaaaaatttttgttttaaaaataaaggtgataTCCTGTATGATGTCGTCTATATAATAGTCCTGAAATAACAAAATTGTGGAGATGggaaacagatcagtggttaccaggggttgggGGTTAGCTGTGATGGGAGGTTATAAAGTGGTGGCATGAAGGAGCACTTTGTGTGATGGAACCACTCTGTTATCTTGGCTGCGGTGGTGGATATATGTGGTGAAATTGCCTGTAATTATACATGCACGTGCACAAAGGAGGGTACCATATAACTGGTGAAATCTGAGTAAGCTCTGTGGGTTGCACCAACGTTAACTTCCTGATTTTGAGGTTGTGCTACAGTTACGCAAGAGGTTACCcatggggaaactgggtgaaaggTACGCTGGACCTCCCTGAAGGACCTCCTTCAACAGCCTGCAAGTCTAAGTGCacgtgggtggctgagtcagttaacgTCAGACTCTGGAGCTCTACGCTTACATcgcgatctcaccgtttgtgagattgagccccaactTGGGCCCCgggctcacagcatggagcctgcttgggattctctgtctccctctctctctgcccctcccctgcattctctctctcaaaataagtaaacattaaaaaagaaagaaagaaacaaacaaaccaggggcacctgagtggctcagtcacttaagcctcagactttggctcaggtcatgatctagcagttcatgagttcaggcccccccATCactctctgtactgacagctcagagcctggagcctgcttcagatactgtgtctccctctctctctgaccctcccttgctcacatcctggctctctctcaaaaataaataaacattaaaaaaattaaaaacaaaccaatctGTGAGCCTAtaattgtttcaaaattaaaagttttaggGGCTCCCGGGTAgcttaagtgcctgactttgacccaggtcatgatctcatggttcgtgagttccagtcccgcgtccggctctgtgctgacagctcagagcctggtgcctgcttcagattctgtgtctccctctctctctgcccttccccgcttgtgctctcagtctctctctctctctctctctctctctctcaaaaatgaataaacattaaaaaaaaaaattaaaggtgtaAAGGCTTTCATGGTGGGGAGGGGTAATTACGAGAAGAAAGGGTCTAAAAAGGCTCctttatgggaaaaaaacaggTTGAAAAACATTAATCTAGCCTGTCTTAATTACGGTAGCTTTGTAAGAAATCCTTGTGTCTGGTAGAACAAATCCTTTAGGAAGACAATTTTACCTTGTGATTCCTGCCTCAGAGAAATCAAAGTCCAATGACTGGATGAATATAGGGGTTGAAGTAGAGAAGCCAAAGAGATGGGTCACTCTTCCTTCTATGAGCAGTCCCGGGCCATGCTTGCAAAACCCCTCGCTGAACTCTCTGGGGTAATAGGGAATGTTCTACATCCTGAGAGGAAGGGTGGTTACAGAGCATAtacgtttgtcaaaactcatgaaCCGCACAGTTAAAGTCTGCATCTTGCTGTATGTAAGTTATAGCTAAATCCCGCATTATTCATTCCACACCTTCAATCCAGCAAATCCTAATTCACAATCTCCTCAGCTAAACCAGGGCCATCCAACAGCACCCAACACTTTGTGGTCTGGAAAAGAGAGTGGAAAGAGAAccaagatttggggcacctgggtgactcagtgggttaagtgtctgacttcggctcggctcacgatcttatggtttgtgagtttgagccctgcattgggattgctgctgtcagtgcagagtgagcttcagatcctctgttcccccttccgccccccccaactctctgtctctctcaaaaataaataaacattaaaaaaaaaaaaaaaaaaagagggcgcctgggtggctcagtcagttaagcatccgacttcggctcaggtcatgatctcgtggtccgtgagtttgagccccgcgtcaggctctgtgttgacagctcagagcctgaagcctgtttcagattctgtgtctccctgtctctctgaccctcccctgttcatgctgtctctccttgtctcaaaaataaataaatattaaaaaaaaaaaaggaaaaaagatttggaggaagaagagagaaggctgAGGACTCCCTCTGGCACAGTCTTTACCTTGTTTAGACTTTGAAGGAAAGACAGTCCCTCCCTAGAGCACACAGCCTTCATCTGTCCCTGCCAATAAACACAACCCTCCAGCCCCTTTCTCACAGCTCCTGAAGATCTTGACAGTGAATGAAGACAgtggctctttccatacattgatGGTTTCATTTTCAGTAAATCTGCCCACAATTGCTGTCTATGAATGTATGCACGCGTGCATATTGCCGAACTAAATGTTTCTCTTAAGGTTCATTAAAACACGCGCgcgcgcccacacacacacacaaacagattCAGTTCCTCAGTGGAATATTTGTTTATCTCTCTCACCCCCAGGGAACAAGTGTGACATGTGGGAAAAACGGCATGTCCTGTTTGAAGATGCCTGCACGCTGGCTGAGAAACacggcctccttgctgttctggAAACATCTGCTAAGGAGTCTAAGAACATAGACGAGGTCTTCGTGCTGATGGCCAGGGAGCTGATTGCCCGCAACAGCCTGCAC
This DNA window, taken from Panthera tigris isolate Pti1 chromosome A2, P.tigris_Pti1_mat1.1, whole genome shotgun sequence, encodes the following:
- the RAB19 gene encoding ras-related protein Rab-19 translates to MQFSSSSRAADENFDYLFKIILIGDSNVGKTCVVQHFKSGVYTETQQNTIGVDFTVRSLEIDGKKVKMQVWDTAGQERFRTITQSYYRSAHAAIIAYDLTRRSTFESVPHWIHEIEKYGAANLVIMLIGNKCDMWEKRHVLFEDACTLAEKHGLLAVLETSAKESKNIDEVFVLMARELIARNSLHLLGESPLNNLAMGSRPVLMAQGPKEKTCMC